The following proteins come from a genomic window of Catalinimonas alkaloidigena:
- a CDS encoding Ada metal-binding domain-containing protein, giving the protein MIAHTDFPETPAGRAHRWRALRQGQIRWAGNHTLHIYGTLTCRSGRRMRRENRVFFASEEEALALGYRPCGHCLRAAYRRWKAQAEKVRASAEG; this is encoded by the coding sequence ATGATCGCGCACACCGATTTTCCTGAAACGCCGGCAGGACGTGCCCACCGATGGCGCGCCCTGCGTCAGGGGCAGATTCGCTGGGCCGGGAACCACACCCTGCACATCTACGGTACCCTGACCTGCCGCTCGGGCCGGCGCATGCGGCGGGAGAACCGGGTATTTTTTGCGTCGGAAGAGGAAGCACTGGCGCTGGGCTATCGGCCGTGTGGGCACTGCCTGCGGGCCGCGTACCGGCGATGGAAAGCACAGGCGGAAAAGGTCAGGGCTTCGGCGGAAGGCTAG
- a CDS encoding methylated-DNA--[protein]-cysteine S-methyltransferase: protein MEKLAVASSQASLDYERIERAILFLESHHTQQPSLQDVADHVHLSPFHFERMFSRWAGTTPQRFLRYLTKEYAKQLLNQSRDVLDVSYSVGLSSPGRLHDLFVTYEALSPGEYKQKAKGMDLYYGVHPTPFGPALVAVTRRGVCGLVFLQEEDPATALAGLQEEWPDAHWAENPLLTRATIDQIFAPARTTVPKPIHLLLKGTNFQVKVWEALLKIPAGQLAHYGHIAEAVGNPQAVRAVGTACGKNHIAYLIPCHRVLQKAGQLGGYRWGTARKKAMLAWEAAQYGQLG from the coding sequence ATGGAAAAATTAGCTGTCGCCTCGTCGCAGGCCTCCCTCGATTACGAACGCATCGAACGGGCCATTCTCTTTCTTGAATCGCACCACACCCAGCAGCCGAGCTTGCAGGACGTGGCCGATCATGTTCACCTGAGTCCTTTCCATTTCGAGCGGATGTTCAGTCGCTGGGCGGGCACCACGCCGCAGCGCTTCCTCCGATACCTGACCAAAGAATACGCCAAGCAACTGCTGAATCAGTCGCGCGACGTGCTGGACGTGAGCTATAGTGTGGGGCTGTCGAGTCCCGGTCGCCTGCACGACCTGTTTGTGACCTACGAGGCGCTGTCGCCCGGCGAATACAAGCAGAAGGCCAAAGGAATGGACCTATATTACGGAGTGCACCCCACGCCTTTCGGACCGGCGCTCGTGGCGGTGACCCGGCGGGGGGTGTGCGGGCTGGTGTTTCTGCAAGAGGAAGATCCGGCGACGGCGCTGGCCGGGTTGCAGGAGGAATGGCCAGATGCCCATTGGGCGGAAAATCCACTCCTGACCCGCGCCACAATCGACCAGATTTTCGCGCCGGCGCGTACCACGGTGCCCAAACCCATCCACCTTTTGCTGAAAGGCACCAACTTTCAGGTGAAAGTCTGGGAAGCACTCCTGAAAATTCCGGCCGGGCAACTGGCGCATTACGGACACATCGCCGAAGCGGTGGGAAATCCACAGGCGGTACGCGCAGTCGGCACGGCCTGCGGCAAAAACCACATCGCGTACCTGATTCCCTGCCACCGGGTGTTGCAGAAAGCGGGCCAGCTCGGCGGTTACCGTTGGGGAACGGCGCGCAAAAAAGCCATGCTGGCGTGGGAAGCCGCACAATACGGGCAGCTGGGCTGA
- a CDS encoding rhamnogalacturonan acetylesterase: MYTFFSRVLILIGCVVLAAAAPRKEKPTLVIIGDSTVKNGRGDGANGEWGWGDYLHEFMDTTRIHLENHALGGRSSRTFITQGWWEKALARVRPGDFVIMQFGHNDASAINDTSRARGTIKGIGEETEAIDNLLTGQHEVVHSYGWYLRQYIRETKARGATPIVCSLVPRNNWEDGEVKRATDSYATWAEQIAEETGVCYIDLNDRVATHYEALGPEKVASFFPNDHTHTDEAGARLNAQAVAEGLKALKRCGLKKYLR; encoded by the coding sequence ATGTATACCTTTTTCTCTCGAGTACTGATCCTAATCGGTTGCGTCGTGCTGGCGGCGGCCGCTCCCCGCAAAGAAAAGCCCACGCTGGTCATCATCGGCGACTCGACCGTGAAAAATGGCCGGGGCGACGGCGCGAACGGCGAGTGGGGTTGGGGCGACTACCTGCACGAGTTTATGGACACCACCCGCATCCACCTGGAAAACCATGCGTTGGGTGGCCGCAGCAGCCGCACGTTCATCACGCAGGGATGGTGGGAGAAAGCTCTGGCACGGGTCAGGCCCGGCGATTTCGTGATCATGCAATTCGGGCACAACGACGCCAGCGCCATCAACGACACGTCCCGCGCTCGCGGCACAATCAAAGGCATCGGCGAAGAAACGGAGGCCATCGACAACCTGCTGACCGGCCAACACGAAGTGGTGCATTCGTACGGGTGGTACCTGCGGCAGTACATCCGCGAGACCAAAGCCCGCGGTGCGACGCCCATTGTCTGTTCGCTGGTGCCGCGCAACAACTGGGAGGACGGCGAGGTTAAGCGGGCCACCGACAGCTACGCCACCTGGGCCGAGCAAATCGCCGAAGAGACCGGCGTCTGTTACATCGACCTGAACGACCGCGTCGCCACGCACTACGAAGCCCTGGGACCCGAGAAAGTCGCCTCCTTTTTCCCCAACGACCATACGCATACCGACGAAGCAGGCGCACGCCTCAATGCGCAAGCCGTGGCCGAAGGCCTGAAGGCGCTTAAGCGCTGTGGCCTGAAAAAGTACCTGCGCTGA
- a CDS encoding glycoside hydrolase family 88 protein, whose product MNCLRHLAASVFVTGTLLMGPALAQKAPLTDANTPLHALQPDYLTPYREVSPQEVKGVLDRVRAYLEAVTPTQVVDRATAAVITDRKKPVQNAALQAGDFRLTSYEWGVTYGAMLLAGQVTGDKRYTDYTAARMKFLSEVTPYFRAYQQKYPNEQNPLRQMLSPHALDDAGAMCMAMIKAERAGVGGNLRPQIDLYMDYIMNKEYRLADGTLARNRPLPNTLWLDDLYMSVPAIAQMGKLTGDTKYYDEAVKQVRQFSQRMFNREKGVYMHGWVESMETHPQFHWGRANGWALMTKVELLEVLPENHPGRAEVLALLKAHIRGLASYQSGEGFWHQLLDRNDSYLETSATAIYAYCIAHAINRGWIDRQAHASMALLAWNAVSTKVNEKGQVEGTCVGTGMAFDPAFYYYRPISPYAAHGYGPVLLAGAAMYQLLQEHPNKMNDSAMMFPN is encoded by the coding sequence ATGAACTGCCTTCGCCACCTTGCTGCCAGTGTTTTTGTAACAGGTACGCTCCTGATGGGCCCCGCCCTCGCCCAGAAAGCGCCCCTGACCGACGCCAACACTCCGCTCCACGCGCTGCAACCCGATTACCTAACGCCCTATCGTGAAGTCTCTCCGCAGGAAGTGAAGGGCGTGCTGGACCGTGTGCGTGCCTACCTGGAGGCCGTTACGCCGACCCAGGTGGTAGACCGCGCTACCGCGGCCGTCATTACCGATCGTAAAAAGCCCGTGCAGAATGCTGCGCTTCAGGCCGGCGATTTTCGACTGACGAGTTACGAATGGGGCGTGACCTACGGCGCCATGCTGCTGGCCGGGCAGGTAACCGGCGACAAACGCTACACCGACTACACAGCCGCGCGCATGAAGTTCCTCAGCGAGGTAACGCCTTACTTCCGCGCCTATCAGCAGAAATACCCCAACGAACAGAACCCGCTGCGGCAGATGCTGAGCCCCCATGCCCTCGACGATGCCGGGGCGATGTGCATGGCGATGATCAAGGCCGAGCGGGCGGGCGTCGGGGGCAACCTCCGGCCGCAGATCGACCTGTACATGGACTACATCATGAACAAAGAGTACCGCCTGGCCGACGGTACGCTGGCTCGTAACCGCCCGCTGCCCAACACCCTCTGGCTCGACGATCTCTACATGAGCGTGCCGGCCATCGCACAAATGGGGAAGCTGACGGGCGATACTAAGTATTACGACGAGGCCGTGAAGCAGGTTCGGCAGTTTTCGCAGCGGATGTTCAACCGCGAAAAAGGCGTCTACATGCACGGCTGGGTCGAGAGCATGGAGACGCATCCGCAGTTTCACTGGGGGCGGGCCAACGGCTGGGCGCTGATGACCAAGGTAGAGTTGCTGGAAGTGTTGCCCGAGAACCATCCGGGACGGGCCGAGGTGCTCGCGCTGCTGAAGGCCCACATCCGGGGACTGGCGTCGTACCAGTCGGGCGAAGGGTTCTGGCACCAGTTGCTCGACCGCAACGATTCTTACCTGGAAACCTCGGCCACGGCCATTTATGCCTACTGCATCGCGCACGCCATCAACCGGGGCTGGATCGACCGGCAGGCGCATGCGTCGATGGCGCTGCTGGCCTGGAACGCCGTCAGCACCAAAGTCAACGAAAAAGGGCAGGTAGAAGGCACCTGCGTCGGTACGGGCATGGCGTTCGATCCGGCGTTTTACTATTACCGTCCTATCAGCCCCTACGCGGCGCACGGCTACGGACCCGTGCTGCTGGCCGGAGCGGCGATGTACCAACTTCTGCAGGAACATCCCAACAAAATGAACGACAGTGCCATGATGTTCCCGAACTAA
- a CDS encoding two-component regulator propeller domain-containing protein, with protein MRSSFWAVLSALLLSVGGGWGTLQAQANAPVVFRNFSVDDGLSHNFVREVLQDSTGLMWLATEDGLNKFDGYQFQTYRGGSTGQPGALTDHPIMALAEDLAHNIWVGTWGGGVFVYDRQLDRFHALATDVPLPSPYIYDLFCDRQGRMWIGTGGGGLVRCDLPTGADSLVRLTAYQHARADVRSLGSNRVYSIAEGPNGHIWVATLGGGVNQLDPETGSFVRYQHHPQDPKSLSSNDVYVLFFDRQDRLWVGTWDAGLHMMATPTQGFVHFRHDSTQPRSLPNDQVWALTEDLQGRLWVGTDNGLARFDPTSQQFQVYRHNPVNPKSLTANSVKCLAVDRDGRLWAGTYNGGVSLLDVHAQQFAHYFRGLENPTLSLNDVSAFLELPHGQVLVGTDGGGLNVFEQGTGRTTPLPQNPQAGNGKVKTLMQDSLGRIWVGYWGGGFGYFDPEFQRFVHYQREPGPHRLTNNNVMCFAPAAHNTLWVGTYGGGLHHFDPSTGIFRTYTLLPAGTDSASEQHNDRMIWSLLVDRQHDLWVGTGSGQLARIDPITQQSTFFSEPLHGEADYSVITLFEDSQGRIWVGLEGGGLKLFQPDTQTFRSFTTRDGLPSNSIQAIEEDDQGFLWISTTNGLAHFDPATGVLRTYGLPDGLQGLHFNRQASLTLASGQMLFGGNNGFNLFHPDSLEQVQTQIPLVFTDLQLFNRPVPVGAPGSPLSAHINQTHYLELPHTASVFSIEYAALCYNAPDQVRYQYKLEGFVDERWQQVGQERKALYTNLRPGDYRFKVSIVPEKGLSSPVRTLAIRVLPPWWSTWWARVLMVLGFLALLALIYRLRMGAVRRRNAQLERLVQERTLRLQQANDTLREMNQLIQEQKEEIESQAEELFETHYEVQLINHQLEERVELRTADLKKSNEELDNFVYRVSHDVRAPLASVLGLIQLMELEECSEQMQVYVQMARQSIHKLDGFVNDILNYSRNSRLKVEHEPIDFLRLLQETAEELQYMQHAQRLEFTHEVTLAKPFFNDTRRLHIIFRNLFSNAIKYQHLHRPVSYVRTHVTTNAVKGGVDIRVEDNGMGIDPSQVDKVFEMFYRASTVSTGSGIGLYIVKESVEKLRGTVYVASQLDVGTTFHIWLPESNAPDEARTQVGTSN; from the coding sequence GTGCGAAGCAGTTTTTGGGCCGTTCTGTCGGCACTGCTCCTGAGTGTCGGGGGCGGGTGGGGCACGCTTCAGGCACAGGCGAACGCACCGGTTGTTTTTCGGAACTTCAGCGTAGACGACGGCCTTTCTCACAACTTTGTACGCGAGGTGTTGCAGGATTCGACCGGGCTGATGTGGCTGGCGACCGAAGACGGCCTCAATAAGTTCGACGGGTACCAGTTCCAAACATACCGGGGAGGCTCCACGGGGCAGCCTGGGGCGCTTACCGACCATCCGATCATGGCGCTGGCCGAAGATCTGGCGCACAACATCTGGGTAGGCACCTGGGGCGGAGGTGTGTTTGTGTACGACCGGCAGCTCGATCGTTTTCATGCCCTGGCCACCGACGTGCCTTTGCCTTCTCCCTACATCTATGATCTTTTCTGCGACCGGCAGGGCCGGATGTGGATCGGCACCGGCGGCGGCGGTCTGGTTCGCTGCGATCTACCCACCGGAGCCGATTCGCTCGTTCGGCTGACCGCTTACCAGCACGCCCGCGCCGACGTCCGCAGCCTGGGCAGTAACCGCGTTTATTCCATTGCCGAAGGACCCAACGGGCACATCTGGGTCGCAACCCTGGGCGGCGGCGTCAACCAACTGGACCCAGAAACGGGATCGTTTGTCCGCTACCAACACCACCCACAAGACCCGAAGAGCCTGAGCAGTAACGATGTATACGTGCTTTTTTTCGACCGCCAGGATCGCCTCTGGGTCGGGACCTGGGACGCCGGATTGCACATGATGGCAACACCGACGCAGGGCTTTGTCCACTTCCGGCACGATTCTACGCAACCCCGCAGCTTGCCCAACGATCAGGTCTGGGCGCTGACCGAAGACCTACAGGGGCGCCTCTGGGTCGGTACCGACAACGGGTTAGCCCGATTCGATCCTACAAGCCAACAGTTTCAAGTTTATCGGCATAATCCCGTCAATCCCAAAAGCCTGACGGCCAATTCGGTTAAGTGCCTTGCGGTCGACCGGGACGGGCGCCTTTGGGCGGGCACGTACAACGGCGGCGTCAGTTTGCTCGACGTCCACGCGCAACAGTTCGCCCATTACTTCAGAGGGCTGGAAAACCCCACCCTTTCGCTCAACGACGTCAGCGCCTTCCTGGAACTTCCCCACGGACAGGTCTTGGTCGGGACCGACGGCGGGGGGCTCAACGTATTCGAACAGGGCACCGGTCGTACGACTCCCCTCCCGCAGAACCCCCAGGCGGGGAACGGCAAAGTCAAAACCCTGATGCAGGACAGCCTCGGCCGCATTTGGGTCGGGTATTGGGGCGGCGGATTCGGCTACTTCGATCCCGAATTTCAACGCTTTGTGCATTACCAACGCGAACCGGGTCCACATCGCCTGACCAACAACAACGTCATGTGCTTTGCTCCGGCGGCCCACAATACCCTCTGGGTCGGCACATACGGCGGCGGACTGCATCATTTCGATCCGTCGACGGGCATTTTCCGCACCTACACCCTGTTGCCCGCCGGAACCGACAGCGCATCGGAGCAACACAACGACCGGATGATCTGGTCGCTGTTGGTCGACCGGCAACACGACCTGTGGGTAGGCACGGGCAGCGGGCAGTTGGCACGCATCGACCCCATCACACAACAAAGCACGTTTTTTTCGGAACCGCTTCATGGCGAAGCCGACTATTCGGTGATCACCCTCTTCGAAGATTCACAAGGGCGCATCTGGGTCGGACTGGAAGGCGGCGGCCTGAAACTGTTTCAGCCCGATACCCAAACGTTTCGCTCCTTCACGACCCGCGACGGCTTGCCCAGCAACAGCATTCAGGCCATTGAAGAAGACGATCAGGGCTTTTTGTGGATCAGCACGACCAACGGCTTGGCCCACTTCGATCCGGCAACCGGTGTGCTTCGTACGTACGGCCTGCCCGATGGCTTGCAAGGGTTGCACTTTAACCGGCAGGCGTCCCTGACGCTGGCTTCCGGCCAGATGTTGTTCGGCGGCAACAACGGCTTCAACCTGTTCCATCCCGACAGCCTCGAACAAGTCCAAACGCAGATTCCGCTGGTGTTCACCGACCTCCAGTTGTTCAACCGGCCCGTCCCGGTGGGTGCGCCCGGTTCGCCGCTTTCGGCCCACATCAACCAGACGCACTACCTCGAACTGCCGCATACCGCTTCGGTCTTCAGCATCGAATACGCGGCGTTATGCTACAACGCTCCCGATCAGGTACGGTACCAGTACAAACTCGAAGGCTTTGTGGACGAGCGCTGGCAGCAGGTCGGGCAGGAACGCAAAGCGCTGTATACCAACCTGCGGCCGGGCGATTATCGGTTCAAAGTGTCCATCGTCCCGGAAAAAGGCCTGTCGAGCCCGGTGCGTACGCTGGCCATACGCGTACTGCCGCCGTGGTGGAGCACCTGGTGGGCGCGTGTGCTGATGGTGCTGGGATTCCTCGCCCTGCTGGCGCTGATCTACCGCTTGCGGATGGGAGCTGTCCGGCGGCGCAATGCACAACTGGAGCGGCTTGTGCAGGAACGTACGCTGCGCCTGCAACAGGCCAACGATACGCTGCGCGAGATGAACCAACTGATTCAGGAACAAAAGGAAGAAATTGAGAGCCAGGCGGAAGAGTTGTTTGAAACCCACTACGAAGTGCAGTTGATCAACCACCAGCTGGAAGAACGCGTCGAGCTGCGAACGGCCGACCTGAAAAAATCGAACGAAGAGCTGGACAACTTCGTCTACCGCGTTTCGCACGACGTGCGCGCGCCGTTGGCGTCAGTGCTGGGGCTGATTCAGTTGATGGAGCTGGAAGAGTGTTCCGAACAGATGCAGGTCTACGTCCAGATGGCACGCCAGAGCATTCACAAGCTGGACGGGTTCGTCAACGACATCCTGAACTACTCGCGCAACTCGCGCCTGAAGGTGGAACATGAGCCCATCGATTTCCTGCGCCTGTTGCAGGAAACCGCCGAAGAGCTTCAGTACATGCAGCATGCACAGCGCCTCGAGTTTACCCACGAGGTGACGCTCGCCAAGCCTTTCTTCAACGATACCCGGCGGCTGCACATCATCTTCCGCAACCTTTTTTCCAATGCCATCAAATACCAGCACCTGCACCGGCCCGTCTCGTACGTGCGGACCCACGTTACCACCAATGCCGTCAAAGGTGGCGTCGACATCCGCGTGGAAGACAACGGAATGGGCATTGATCCTTCTCAGGTCGACAAAGTATTCGAGATGTTTTACCGGGCCAGCACGGTCTCGACCGGCTCGGGCATCGGGCTTTACATCGTGAAAGAATCGGTAGAAAAGCTGCGCGGTACCGTCTACGTCGCGTCCCAACTCGACGTTGGCACCACGTTTCACATCTGGCTGCCCGAATCGAATGCCCCTGACGAAGCAAGGACGCAGGTAGGAACAAGTAACTGA
- a CDS encoding lipocalin-like domain-containing protein, translated as MKLPFLVFTFLLTLLVGPVAGQAWKTYPYAPENSRISFPQDEGAHLDEPIEWWYTMGHLVGDSSGTRYSFMLTYFDYEVYGFDGFRILNLSNDDAGEFYQETLPINFTELAEDSLYIKAAVFSGKTETWTHKTAADGRMIPFEYVLKAYSKKGALDLAFVAEKPPLILADSGFFHQGAASYTYYYSQTTNRVTGTLTINGVQETVTGTSWIDRQYGSFDPNKGENYEWFSVQLSNGMDLNIFNIFTKENTTPDTLTYKTLAAYVDTAHQYTTADYQLERLAFAYTPDSTRCYSQRWRLTSPVNQVDLLIEAEHPNSEVALPFRFYEGATRVSGTVNGVAVTGYGFAELLHSYARPDITLLDPQPATWGPEVPMTWQLHNPDDGRAVWYDLDYSVEGKQFLPVATALTDTFYYWQDMPALAADSLWIRVTAYSVDSTLTGSSTLGAEVIATQIAVQPLRASGMVYPNPTSDFLLISLDTPVEPNALLVTDVQGRAVATKVVREDNALKVDVTRLMPGVYRAQVTLPGRVHTFRFLVN; from the coding sequence ATGAAACTACCTTTTCTCGTTTTTACCTTTTTACTGACGTTGCTGGTCGGACCGGTGGCGGGGCAGGCGTGGAAAACCTACCCGTACGCCCCGGAAAACAGCCGGATCTCGTTCCCTCAGGACGAGGGTGCGCACCTCGACGAACCGATCGAATGGTGGTACACAATGGGCCACTTGGTCGGCGATAGTTCAGGAACCCGGTACAGCTTTATGCTTACCTACTTCGACTACGAGGTGTATGGGTTCGATGGCTTCCGCATCCTGAACCTGAGCAACGATGATGCGGGCGAATTTTACCAGGAAACGCTACCCATCAACTTTACCGAACTGGCAGAAGACAGCCTCTACATCAAGGCCGCCGTCTTTAGCGGAAAGACAGAAACCTGGACACACAAAACGGCGGCCGACGGCCGGATGATCCCCTTCGAGTACGTGCTGAAAGCCTACTCGAAAAAAGGAGCCCTTGACCTGGCGTTTGTGGCGGAGAAACCTCCTCTCATTCTGGCCGACAGCGGCTTCTTCCACCAGGGCGCGGCGTCCTATACCTACTACTATTCCCAGACCACCAACCGGGTGACCGGCACGCTGACGATCAACGGCGTGCAGGAAACCGTCACCGGCACGTCGTGGATTGACCGGCAGTACGGCTCGTTCGATCCCAATAAGGGCGAAAACTACGAATGGTTCAGCGTACAGCTGTCGAACGGCATGGACCTGAACATCTTCAACATCTTTACGAAGGAAAATACCACGCCCGACACCCTCACGTACAAGACACTGGCCGCTTACGTAGATACCGCGCACCAGTACACCACGGCCGATTACCAGCTGGAGCGCCTGGCGTTTGCCTACACACCAGACAGCACGAGGTGCTATTCGCAGCGGTGGCGGCTCACCTCCCCCGTCAATCAAGTCGATCTGCTGATCGAGGCCGAGCATCCGAACAGCGAGGTGGCGCTGCCGTTCCGCTTTTACGAAGGCGCTACCCGTGTTTCCGGAACGGTCAACGGCGTGGCTGTAACCGGTTATGGGTTTGCCGAACTTCTCCATTCCTACGCCAGACCCGACATCACCCTCCTCGATCCCCAACCGGCTACCTGGGGGCCGGAAGTGCCAATGACCTGGCAATTGCACAACCCGGACGACGGCAGGGCGGTGTGGTACGATCTGGACTACAGTGTGGAAGGGAAGCAGTTTTTGCCCGTGGCCACGGCCCTCACGGATACCTTTTACTACTGGCAGGACATGCCCGCCCTCGCGGCAGACAGCCTGTGGATCAGGGTAACGGCCTATTCGGTGGATTCGACCCTGACGGGTTCCAGTACGTTGGGTGCCGAGGTAATCGCAACGCAGATTGCCGTGCAGCCGCTCCGTGCTTCCGGCATGGTCTATCCGAACCCGACGTCTGACTTCCTGTTGATTTCTCTGGACACGCCTGTCGAGCCAAACGCGCTATTGGTTACTGACGTGCAGGGAAGGGCCGTTGCGACAAAGGTGGTGCGGGAAGACAACGCGTTGAAGGTGGACGTAACCCGCCTGATGCCCGGCGTCTATCGGGCGCAGGTGACTCTGCCCGGTCGTGTACACACTTTCCGGTTTCTGGTGAACTAG
- a CDS encoding glutathione synthetase: protein MKIGFVINSLELEEAEYYTTTWLALAAHQKGHTIYYIEVGDLTYYSAGHMGSLARVVTPRQKFKTPHELLGAIKSEDAKQVTITSEDLDVLWLRYNPVDERDDREWIRQGGLVFAQVASDAGVLVLNDPYTLSHAINKMYFQHFPELVRPKTIITRRKEEILKFYEENNQHVVLKPLMGSGGSDVYMLNKDLANMNQIVTALGRMGYIIAQEYLPEAAKGDVRMFLMNGKPLMRDGKYAAVRRVNATSDFRSNISVGATIKKVKVTNKMLELAEAVRPKIIRDGLFLVGLDIAGDKIIEINVISSGALQFCGQLEETDFCATVIEAIEEKLRMRDYYEGKISNRELAVME from the coding sequence ATGAAAATCGGATTCGTCATCAACAGCCTCGAACTGGAAGAGGCTGAATACTATACCACTACCTGGCTGGCACTGGCGGCACACCAAAAGGGCCACACGATCTACTACATCGAGGTGGGTGACCTGACCTACTACTCGGCGGGGCACATGGGGTCGCTGGCGCGGGTGGTAACCCCCCGTCAGAAATTTAAAACGCCGCACGAGCTGCTCGGTGCGATTAAAAGCGAAGATGCCAAACAGGTCACCATTACGTCGGAAGACCTCGACGTGCTGTGGCTGCGCTACAACCCGGTCGACGAACGCGACGACCGCGAGTGGATTCGCCAGGGTGGCCTAGTGTTTGCGCAGGTCGCCTCCGACGCGGGCGTGCTGGTGCTGAACGATCCCTACACGCTGTCGCACGCCATCAACAAAATGTATTTTCAGCATTTTCCGGAACTGGTGCGGCCCAAAACCATCATCACCCGGCGCAAAGAAGAGATCCTCAAGTTTTACGAAGAGAACAACCAGCACGTCGTCCTCAAACCCCTGATGGGCAGCGGCGGCTCTGACGTCTACATGCTCAACAAAGACCTGGCGAACATGAACCAGATCGTGACGGCACTGGGGCGGATGGGCTACATCATCGCGCAGGAGTACCTTCCCGAAGCCGCCAAAGGCGATGTCCGCATGTTTCTGATGAACGGCAAGCCGCTGATGCGCGACGGGAAATACGCGGCCGTGCGGCGTGTGAACGCCACGAGCGACTTCCGCAGCAATATCTCGGTGGGAGCGACGATCAAGAAGGTTAAAGTCACGAACAAGATGCTGGAGCTGGCCGAAGCCGTGCGTCCTAAAATCATCCGCGATGGGCTGTTTCTGGTCGGGCTGGACATCGCCGGCGATAAAATCATCGAGATCAACGTGATCAGTTCCGGCGCGCTGCAGTTCTGTGGCCAACTGGAAGAAACCGACTTTTGCGCCACCGTCATTGAGGCCATCGAAGAGAAGCTACGGATGCGCGACTATTACGAAGGAAAAATCAGCAACCGCGAACTGGCCGTGATGGAGTAA